A single genomic interval of Noviherbaspirillum cavernae harbors:
- a CDS encoding DUF1631 family protein: MRYDLDILLTISDSPLTPYAGMSDTEYKRIFQLAKERALYGFSPLAQRMIKDADESVLLALPQTRSMLDQKALSSVRQVLLEQGSLFVRRMDAVFRTHLDRAMQTMYTDLRPDLATVSINELSLIDDETVSRQIEVDRLLIRMRDADPDNIGRLNIMVAQMHGNREARERENPFRPYLLARTLHEVLAEIAADEAQNKLLFEHLSNAMINNLSDYYTGVRGAFESSGIKARFIAQPSKAVRNQHYFGGLTSLPQGMPEALNAQAMSGLQHMLELLRSVPVAAPGSAWFPAHDRPAVTLQDRVRTIFTPAAPSRLAAHMAQAAAGTGETAHDGVFTPASKSLIAQLSRYQALAAEGKAIDEKLTPEENQLFALREQIGPDKAGDPERVMIDVIAMLFEFLLGDDRIPLALRNQLSRLQVPFLKAAMLDPALLQHAAHPARQLLNRMTSAAIGCDMSTSLGKVIADEITRVSKRIVEEFDTDAAIFADALAGFEQFLATHLHQGDDAIVRCADALSDAERSSMLLAHIGASLANLLAPLNADPRISAFITTVWARVLTQAQLRDATGVYPEYRDLLPELVWSVQDKSNPQERSALMRLLPVLVRKLKAGMALLRLSEEESRQALDQLVELHTEVLRSTPAVKPASPPTFDELRQRFSLLTIDGAELSGMEGQAVEVPAAAIEAALAERGITASLHLQAEKLMPIQEGAQFLAELHPGACMKYAAEDGDAMTRLVWISRARSLYLFTASRDAGPIVYTAAALLQTLLDGRLRPVEYAPVFDRAVESLLAGAESLNR; encoded by the coding sequence TTGCGCTATGATCTGGACATCCTGCTGACCATCTCAGACTCGCCCCTCACGCCTTACGCCGGTATGTCCGACACTGAATACAAACGCATTTTCCAATTAGCCAAGGAGCGCGCGCTATACGGGTTTTCGCCGCTCGCGCAGCGCATGATCAAGGATGCGGACGAGAGCGTGTTGCTGGCGCTTCCGCAGACGCGCTCGATGCTGGACCAGAAGGCGCTGTCATCGGTGCGGCAGGTGCTGCTCGAACAGGGCAGTCTCTTTGTGCGGCGGATGGATGCGGTGTTTCGCACCCATCTCGACCGCGCGATGCAGACCATGTACACCGATTTGCGTCCCGACCTGGCGACCGTATCAATCAATGAGCTTTCCTTGATCGACGACGAAACGGTGAGCCGGCAGATCGAAGTGGATCGCCTTCTCATCCGCATGCGCGACGCCGACCCCGACAACATCGGCCGCCTGAACATCATGGTGGCGCAGATGCACGGCAATCGCGAGGCGCGCGAACGCGAGAATCCGTTTCGCCCTTATCTGCTGGCGCGCACCCTGCATGAAGTCCTGGCCGAAATCGCGGCAGACGAGGCGCAGAACAAGCTGCTGTTCGAACACCTGTCGAACGCGATGATCAACAACCTCTCGGACTATTACACAGGTGTTCGCGGTGCATTCGAGTCAAGCGGCATCAAGGCGAGGTTCATTGCGCAACCGTCGAAGGCGGTCCGGAATCAGCATTATTTCGGTGGTCTGACGTCGTTGCCGCAAGGCATGCCGGAAGCACTCAACGCGCAGGCGATGTCCGGTTTGCAGCACATGCTGGAGCTGCTGCGCAGCGTGCCCGTTGCGGCACCCGGCAGCGCGTGGTTCCCTGCGCATGACCGGCCGGCGGTGACATTGCAGGATCGCGTCCGCACGATATTCACCCCCGCCGCCCCGAGCCGGCTTGCCGCGCATATGGCGCAGGCCGCCGCTGGCACGGGAGAGACGGCGCACGATGGCGTATTCACGCCCGCCTCGAAGAGCCTGATCGCGCAGTTGAGCCGGTATCAGGCGCTGGCCGCCGAGGGAAAGGCGATCGACGAGAAACTGACACCCGAAGAAAATCAGCTGTTCGCATTGCGCGAGCAGATCGGACCGGACAAGGCGGGCGATCCGGAGCGTGTGATGATCGACGTGATCGCCATGCTGTTCGAATTCCTGCTCGGCGACGACAGGATTCCACTTGCATTGCGCAATCAGCTGAGCCGGCTTCAGGTACCGTTTCTGAAGGCGGCCATGCTGGATCCGGCGCTGCTGCAGCACGCCGCTCACCCGGCGCGGCAATTGCTGAACCGCATGACATCGGCCGCGATCGGCTGCGACATGTCCACGTCGCTCGGCAAGGTCATTGCGGATGAGATCACGCGCGTCAGCAAGCGGATCGTGGAGGAGTTCGATACCGATGCGGCAATCTTCGCCGACGCGCTCGCCGGTTTCGAGCAGTTCCTCGCAACGCATCTGCATCAAGGCGACGACGCCATCGTGCGCTGCGCCGACGCCTTGAGCGATGCCGAGCGATCGAGCATGCTGCTTGCGCATATCGGCGCATCGCTCGCGAACCTGCTGGCACCCTTGAATGCCGATCCGCGCATATCCGCTTTCATCACGACGGTCTGGGCGCGTGTGCTGACGCAGGCGCAGCTGCGCGATGCCACAGGCGTGTATCCGGAATATCGCGACCTGCTGCCCGAGCTTGTATGGAGCGTTCAGGACAAATCGAATCCGCAGGAACGCAGCGCGTTGATGCGACTGCTGCCTGTGCTGGTCAGGAAACTGAAGGCGGGGATGGCACTGCTTCGATTGTCGGAGGAGGAGTCGAGGCAGGCGCTGGATCAGCTTGTCGAATTGCATACGGAAGTATTGCGCAGCACTCCCGCCGTCAAGCCGGCATCGCCGCCGACCTTCGATGAGCTGCGCCAGCGCTTTTCCCTGCTGACCATCGATGGCGCGGAGTTGTCGGGGATGGAAGGCCAGGCTGTCGAAGTGCCGGCAGCGGCAATCGAGGCGGCGCTGGCGGAACGCGGCATCACGGCAAGCTTGCACCTGCAGGCCGAGAAACTCATGCCGATTCAGGAGGGGGCGCAATTTCTCGCGGAACTGCATCCCGGTGCATGCATGAAGTATGCGGCGGAAGATGGTGATGCGATGACCCGGCTGGTGTGGATCAGCCGCGCTCGCTCGCTGTACCTGTTTACCGCCAGCCGCGATGCCGGGCCTATCGTCTACACGGCGGCAGCGCTGTTGCAGACGCTGCTCGACGGGCGCCTGCGACCGGTCGAGTATGCGCCCGTCTTTGACAGGGCGGTGGAGTCCTTGCTGGCAGGTGCGGAATCGCTCAATCGATGA
- a CDS encoding pseudouridine synthase: protein MSKLTLDRILQSQGFGTRKWCRELIADGEVRIGGQPVTDYRTAMETAGLEFTIFDEEWLYREHVYIALNKPSDFECSRKPSHHPGVLTLLPEQFTWRDVQPVGRLDHDTTGLLLMSDDGAFIHAQSSPKRHVPKLYVATTHDPVTDELTAQLLSGVKLHDEPGPLAAQLCRRIDEHRLEIVLEQGKYHQVKRMLAAAGNHCSALRRTAIGGLTLDDLGLEEGEWCYLDDAQMALLAGA from the coding sequence ATGAGTAAACTGACATTGGATCGCATCCTGCAATCCCAGGGTTTCGGCACGCGCAAGTGGTGCCGCGAACTGATTGCCGATGGCGAAGTAAGGATAGGCGGGCAACCCGTTACCGATTACCGGACCGCGATGGAAACTGCGGGACTGGAATTCACCATCTTCGACGAGGAATGGCTCTACCGCGAGCATGTCTATATTGCACTGAACAAGCCCTCCGACTTTGAATGTTCGCGCAAGCCCAGCCATCATCCGGGCGTCCTGACGCTGCTGCCGGAGCAGTTCACATGGCGCGACGTGCAGCCGGTCGGACGGCTCGACCATGACACGACAGGTCTGCTGCTGATGTCGGACGACGGCGCGTTCATCCATGCGCAGTCATCGCCCAAGCGCCACGTGCCCAAGCTGTATGTGGCGACCACGCACGATCCTGTCACCGACGAGTTGACGGCGCAGCTTTTGAGCGGCGTGAAGCTGCACGATGAGCCGGGGCCGCTTGCCGCGCAACTGTGCCGCAGAATCGACGAGCACCGGCTCGAGATCGTGCTGGAGCAGGGCAAATACCATCAGGTCAAGCGCATGCTGGCTGCCGCCGGCAACCATTGCAGCGCGCTGCGCCGCACCGCCATCGGCGGGCTGACGCTGGACGACCTCGGGCTGGAGGAGGGCGAATGGTGTTATCTGGATGACGCGCAGATGGCCTTGCTCGCCGGCGCGTGA
- a CDS encoding pyridoxamine 5'-phosphate oxidase family protein, producing MHTNVRSVIDAEHAAFMESGVSISVAACNPDRLPSQVRATGCRVAADRTRVTVFVSATQASALLADVRSNGVIAVVFSKPTTHRTVQIKGTDAQVTGLIDGDLQCVDRYRIDFATEVAPLGFGGPLIRTLLACPAADIVALRFTPSEAYSQTPGPRAGEPLKAAT from the coding sequence ATGCACACAAACGTCCGATCTGTCATAGACGCCGAGCATGCCGCCTTCATGGAGAGCGGCGTATCCATCAGCGTCGCCGCCTGCAATCCGGATCGTCTGCCAAGCCAGGTGCGCGCGACCGGCTGCCGCGTTGCGGCCGATCGCACCCGCGTCACCGTCTTCGTTTCCGCGACCCAGGCCTCCGCGCTGCTGGCCGATGTCCGCAGCAACGGCGTGATCGCCGTCGTCTTCAGCAAGCCCACCACGCACCGCACCGTGCAGATCAAGGGCACGGACGCGCAAGTGACGGGACTGATCGACGGCGACCTGCAATGCGTCGACCGGTATCGCATCGACTTCGCCACCGAAGTCGCACCGCTCGGGTTCGGCGGCCCGCTGATCCGCACGCTGCTCGCATGTCCTGCGGCAGACATCGTCGCGCTGCGCTTCACGCCGTCCGAAGCGTATTCCCAAACGCCCGGCCCGCGGGCCGGCGAACCATTGAAGGCAGCCACATGA